From the genome of Sphingobacterium sp. UGAL515B_05:
AGGAATTATTTGATTTTAAGGCAAAGGATGGCAAAGCCCCTTTATGGACCAACTCCATGTTTGGTGGAATGCCGACTTATCAAATTTGGCAGGAAAATGAAAATAACATTGGTACCTATTTCTTAAAAGCGGTTAAATTTGCTTTTCCAAGCCCAATGGATACGGTGCTATTTTATTTGCTGGGGGCTTATTTTCTTTTTAGTGTCTTACGGATCAAACCCTGGCTTGCTGCGGTAGGTGCAATCGCCTTCGCTTTTACCTCGTATAATTTTATCTATATTGAGGCTGGGCACATTACCCGGGCAAATGCAATTGCATTTATTCCACCCGTTATTGCTGCGGTTATTATGTGTTATCGGGGAAGTAAATTGTGGGGGCCTGTGTTATTAGCCTTGTTTCTTTCGTTGGAAATTCGTGTAAATCACTTGCAAACAACCTATTACCTGTTGATAGTTCTGATGGTATACGTGATTTTTACTTTCGTAGATGCAATTAAACAAAAACAATTAAAAGGTTTTTTTATTGCATCGGGTAGGCAGATTATCGCAGTGGTCATCGCTTTGATGGTAAATGCATCAATTTTATTACCAACTTGGGAATATAGTAAATTAAGTACGCGTGGACATGCCAATATTACGAAGGTTGATAATAACAACAGCAAAGAGAAAGGGCTTGATAAAGAATATGCCTATGAGTGGAGCCAAGGGATTGGTGAAACCATTACCTTTTTGATTCCAAATGCCTATGGTGGTTCAACTGGCGGACAATTGGACGAAAAATCACATGTCGCTAAATTCCTAATGGAACGGGGTGGGGCGTCGGAGATTCAAGCTGGTCAGATGGCACAAGGCATGCCAACCTATTGGGGCGACAAACGTTTCACTTCGGGACCATGGTATTTTGGGGCCGGAGTTTTCTTCCTATTTGTTTTAGGCCTTGTTATTGTCAAGGACCGCTTCAAGTGGTGGATTTTGGCAACAACCATTTTAGCATTGCTTTTGTCATTTGGAAAAAACTTTACACTTGTATCAGATCTGTTCTTTGACTATTTCCCAATGTACAATAAGTTTAGGGCTGTTGAATCCATTCTTGTTTTGGTTTCCATTACAGTACCTATGATGGCAATTTTGGCTGTCAACGAGCTTTTGACACGGGCGAAGGAGATTCCAAACTTAGATAAAAAAGTGCTGTATACTTTTATTGGTGTCGGTGGCGTCTGTCTGCTTATTGGCGTGATGCCCGATCTCTTTTTAAGTTTTAGGAATGCGGAGCATAGCAATTTAGTAGCAACTTTTGAGCACCAGATAGGCGACAAGGCCTTTGCGACGGAGTTGGCAAACCAGTTGGTTCTGGATCGTAAAGATATCGCAAGCGAAGATGCCTATCGTTCCTTTGTCATCGTTCTACTAACTTTTGGATTTGTTTGGGTCTTTTTAAAGAAGAAACTGAGCGAAGGTGCATTACTGGGAACATTGCTGGTCTTATTCTTGTTTGATTTATGGAGTGTAGATAAGCGCTTTTTGAATGACAAATCTTTTATGGAGAAAGGGGCTACAGCACAGCAAGTATTCCAACAACGTGAAGTGGATCAATTGATCTTAATGGATAAAGATCCAAGCTACCGCGTACTAGAC
Proteins encoded in this window:
- a CDS encoding YfhO family protein translates to MKNWFKANSAHLIVIAIFIVLVFFYFTPVWQGKTLAQSDVVQAQAAQKELFDFKAKDGKAPLWTNSMFGGMPTYQIWQENENNIGTYFLKAVKFAFPSPMDTVLFYLLGAYFLFSVLRIKPWLAAVGAIAFAFTSYNFIYIEAGHITRANAIAFIPPVIAAVIMCYRGSKLWGPVLLALFLSLEIRVNHLQTTYYLLIVLMVYVIFTFVDAIKQKQLKGFFIASGRQIIAVVIALMVNASILLPTWEYSKLSTRGHANITKVDNNNSKEKGLDKEYAYEWSQGIGETITFLIPNAYGGSTGGQLDEKSHVAKFLMERGGASEIQAGQMAQGMPTYWGDKRFTSGPWYFGAGVFFLFVLGLVIVKDRFKWWILATTILALLLSFGKNFTLVSDLFFDYFPMYNKFRAVESILVLVSITVPMMAILAVNELLTRAKEIPNLDKKVLYTFIGVGGVCLLIGVMPDLFLSFRNAEHSNLVATFEHQIGDKAFATELANQLVLDRKDIASEDAYRSFVIVLLTFGFVWVFLKKKLSEGALLGTLLVLFLFDLWSVDKRFLNDKSFMEKGATAQQVFQQREVDQLILMDKDPSYRVLDLTSDPFSDARPSYFHKSLGGYHAAKLMRFQEILENQFNGALNEDVLDMFNVRYLITTDPQNQSQRIVRRSTAAGNAWFVDRVSFVKGNAEEMQAISSFDPHKEAFVNQQYQNEVKAKTSNASTSGEIKLTSYHPDKMQYEYTAANDAFAVFSEVFYDKGWKAYVDGKETPIIRADYILRALQLPAGTHKVEFIFDPESHKMGNLLTLISSIILVAGLGAAIYFSFKRNKKETAA